A genome region from Archaeoglobus fulgidus DSM 4304 includes the following:
- a CDS encoding acylphosphatase produces MIALEIYVSGNVQGVGFRYFTRRVARELGIKGYVKNLPDGRVYIYAVGEELTLDKFLSAVKSGPPLATVRGVEVKKAEIENYESFEVAY; encoded by the coding sequence ATGATTGCCCTCGAAATCTACGTCAGCGGCAACGTTCAGGGGGTGGGGTTCAGGTACTTCACACGCAGGGTTGCGAGGGAGCTGGGCATTAAGGGTTACGTTAAAAACCTCCCGGACGGGAGGGTTTACATATACGCCGTCGGAGAGGAGCTTACTCTTGACAAGTTCCTCTCAGCCGTAAAATCTGGACCTCCGCTTGCCACTGTTAGGGGGGTTGAGGTTAAAAAGGCTGAAATTGAAAACTACGAAAGCTTCGAGGTGGCCTACTGA
- a CDS encoding NTPase, producing MKVAVTGRPGVGKTTLCLKVHESLKDKMTVGGFITKEVRRDGVRVGFKLVDLSSGNEEWLARVGEGKARVGKYAVNVEGLEEFLDSVRTDADLVIIDEVGPMELKSRKFVRFVENLMGRERLLFTIHLKSRHRLLDRIRREFKVYVIDESNRNRIAEEITRILEG from the coding sequence GTGAAAGTTGCGGTCACCGGAAGACCGGGAGTGGGGAAGACAACCCTGTGCCTTAAGGTGCACGAGTCGTTGAAGGACAAAATGACTGTAGGCGGGTTTATTACTAAAGAGGTTCGCAGGGATGGTGTTAGAGTTGGATTCAAGCTCGTTGATTTGAGCTCTGGCAATGAGGAGTGGCTTGCCAGAGTTGGTGAGGGAAAAGCAAGGGTTGGAAAGTATGCTGTTAACGTTGAGGGGCTTGAGGAGTTTCTGGATTCAGTGAGGACGGATGCTGATTTGGTAATCATTGACGAAGTGGGGCCAATGGAGCTCAAGAGCAGGAAGTTTGTGAGGTTCGTGGAAAATTTGATGGGGAGAGAAAGGCTGCTCTTCACCATTCACCTCAAATCAAGGCACAGACTGCTGGACAGAATCAGGAGAGAGTTCAAGGTTTACGTCATCGATGAAAGCAACAGAAACAGGATAGCTGAGGAGATAACCAGAATCTTAGAGGGGTAG
- a CDS encoding beta-propeller domain-containing protein, with amino-acid sequence MKKLIAIIAVAAVVIAGFVFTANQPEQAEEVASLKTFSSPDEFREYLAKSAEISAFYPVVYTARAEVMVDSSKGAPLGEATPTAIPAVTTTPERYSETNVQVKGIDEPDIVKTDGVNIYYSPFPFIVYIRYPEKYYIDTTKVIRAFPPSNLSITGEIKESGNLLLHENVLMILNSEGIYAYNTETQKEVWSAEFNGSYVDARLYGGKLYVVTRSWLNFGEPCPIRPLTVNGKSVEIACSRIYHPTIPVTVDTTYTVVKLDAKTGEVENSVSFVGSSGMSVVYMSKNAIYVTYNSYADPAKLTYQFISENPDLVPDWIREKIEKLMDYDISSRAKQVEIMYLLEQLRASMSEDERLKFENEYYNRWENFTKKHAREIEKTHIAKFSLQLEAEGMNSVPGRLLNRFSLDEYNGYLRVATTVDWDENDLYVLDEKLEVVGKIQGFGLDERIYAVRFDGDVGFIVTFRQTDPFFVLDLSNPENPKIVGELKIPGFSSYLHRIDENTVLGVGREEGNVKLSLFDISDLTSPKEKNRYILQEYWSEVLSNHHAFLLDSQHGIFFLPAGQNGYIFSYKDGLKLIKAVKGNAVRAIYIDDYLYIIGPEEISVYDENSWEKVGELKLQ; translated from the coding sequence ATGAAAAAACTAATTGCGATAATTGCGGTGGCGGCGGTGGTTATTGCGGGATTTGTTTTCACTGCCAATCAGCCAGAGCAGGCTGAAGAGGTGGCGAGCCTGAAAACCTTCTCCTCTCCTGATGAGTTCAGGGAGTATCTGGCAAAAAGCGCTGAAATCTCTGCATTCTATCCAGTGGTTTACACCGCAAGGGCTGAAGTGATGGTGGATTCCTCTAAGGGAGCTCCCTTGGGGGAAGCAACTCCCACAGCCATTCCAGCAGTAACTACGACTCCCGAAAGGTATTCTGAGACCAATGTTCAGGTTAAGGGCATCGATGAGCCAGACATCGTTAAAACGGACGGAGTCAACATCTACTACTCTCCCTTCCCCTTCATTGTTTATATCCGCTATCCGGAAAAATACTACATCGACACAACGAAGGTAATCAGAGCCTTCCCACCATCGAACCTCAGCATTACTGGTGAAATAAAAGAGTCCGGCAACCTCCTCCTCCACGAAAACGTTCTGATGATTCTCAACTCCGAGGGCATTTATGCTTACAACACTGAAACGCAGAAGGAGGTGTGGAGCGCCGAGTTTAACGGCAGCTACGTTGATGCAAGGCTTTATGGCGGAAAGCTCTACGTTGTAACGAGAAGCTGGCTGAACTTTGGCGAACCATGCCCCATAAGACCTCTAACAGTTAACGGAAAGTCCGTGGAGATTGCTTGCAGCAGAATCTATCATCCAACAATTCCCGTAACCGTCGACACAACCTACACCGTCGTTAAACTTGACGCCAAAACGGGAGAGGTTGAGAACTCAGTCTCCTTTGTCGGTTCATCGGGCATGTCGGTTGTTTACATGAGCAAAAATGCAATCTACGTCACCTACAACTCCTATGCTGACCCTGCAAAGCTCACCTACCAGTTCATTTCCGAAAACCCCGACTTGGTTCCGGACTGGATTAGAGAGAAGATAGAGAAGCTGATGGATTACGACATAAGCAGCAGAGCCAAGCAGGTCGAGATAATGTACCTTCTGGAGCAGCTCAGAGCTTCAATGAGCGAGGACGAGAGGCTGAAGTTTGAAAATGAGTATTACAACAGGTGGGAGAACTTCACGAAGAAACACGCGAGGGAGATTGAGAAGACGCACATCGCCAAATTCTCTCTGCAGCTTGAGGCTGAAGGGATGAACTCAGTCCCGGGAAGGCTCCTCAACCGGTTCTCCCTTGATGAATACAACGGCTACCTGAGAGTGGCGACAACAGTTGATTGGGACGAGAACGACCTCTACGTGCTTGACGAAAAGCTTGAGGTTGTGGGGAAGATACAGGGATTCGGCCTCGACGAGAGAATTTATGCAGTGAGGTTTGACGGAGATGTTGGATTCATCGTAACCTTCCGCCAGACCGACCCCTTCTTCGTCCTCGACCTCTCAAATCCTGAAAATCCGAAAATCGTGGGAGAGCTGAAGATTCCGGGCTTCTCTTCCTACCTCCACAGAATTGATGAGAACACCGTTCTCGGCGTAGGCAGAGAAGAGGGGAACGTCAAGCTCTCCCTCTTCGACATCTCCGACTTAACCAGCCCGAAGGAGAAGAACAGGTACATTCTACAGGAATACTGGAGTGAGGTGCTCAGCAACCACCACGCCTTCCTCCTCGACAGCCAGCACGGAATCTTCTTCCTGCCTGCAGGGCAGAACGGCTACATCTTCTCCTACAAAGATGGTTTGAAGCTGATTAAAGCTGTGAAGGGAAATGCCGTTAGGGCAATCTACATTGACGATTATCTATACATCATCGGCCCTGAGGAAATCAGCGTTTACGATGAGAACAGCTGGGAGAAGGTTGGGGAGCTGAAGCTTCAGTGA
- a CDS encoding (Fe-S)-binding protein produces MIKPEYVVKLLSENMKKTRNPLGIKNEKTNNWWKKVEISKEGDWLFFTGMLYQLTPYIEATVKFLEKIENSRLQGLLTLSKAFPVPFSLLKAITPREAREEAETILQKVYFLLAKSVDVFYAPHLDFYSGILLYDFGHDEAFAEHAKFVCKRLESAGIEKIVTPDPHTTYALKVLYPKFTGVEFDVKSYIELLSDAKSLFNEEFVIHDPCYYGRYLELSDRVREVLNCAGVKYRGVRYSGRLTNCCGGPVEALSPKISREIARLRVEELGNSRIITFCPICLANLRRAGGNAVDFSMVVG; encoded by the coding sequence ATGATCAAGCCTGAGTATGTAGTTAAGTTACTTTCGGAAAACATGAAGAAGACAAGAAACCCCCTCGGAATAAAAAACGAGAAAACCAACAATTGGTGGAAGAAGGTTGAAATCAGCAAGGAAGGGGATTGGCTATTCTTCACCGGGATGCTCTACCAGCTAACGCCCTATATCGAGGCCACTGTAAAATTCTTAGAGAAGATCGAAAACTCCAGACTTCAGGGACTGCTCACACTCTCCAAAGCATTTCCCGTCCCATTCTCACTGCTGAAGGCGATTACCCCAAGAGAGGCCAGGGAAGAGGCTGAAACGATTCTGCAAAAAGTTTACTTTTTACTTGCAAAATCGGTTGACGTCTTCTACGCCCCGCATCTCGACTTTTACAGCGGTATTCTGCTCTACGATTTCGGGCATGACGAAGCTTTTGCAGAACACGCGAAGTTTGTTTGCAAAAGGCTTGAATCCGCAGGAATTGAAAAGATCGTTACCCCTGACCCCCACACAACCTACGCGCTGAAAGTTCTCTATCCGAAGTTTACGGGAGTGGAGTTTGATGTTAAAAGCTACATTGAGCTGCTGAGCGATGCAAAAAGCCTGTTTAATGAGGAGTTCGTAATTCACGACCCGTGCTACTACGGCCGCTATCTCGAGCTATCGGACAGAGTGAGAGAAGTTCTCAACTGCGCTGGAGTCAAATACAGAGGCGTCAGGTATTCCGGAAGGCTGACAAACTGCTGCGGAGGTCCTGTGGAGGCTTTATCTCCGAAAATATCAAGAGAAATAGCGAGGTTAAGGGTGGAGGAGCTTGGAAATTCGCGAATAATAACATTCTGCCCCATCTGCCTTGCAAATCTGAGGAGAGCGGGTGGTAACGCCGTTGACTTCTCGATGGTGGTGGGATGA
- a CDS encoding alpha/beta hydrolase family protein, with the protein MRWWLCILVLLLAVPAQALLMPGTRVVEEHHANPFEIDVSSIDNLGDIPVDDPSDGINWSFLYLPYPNCTSGTGDATFIAVSRGSSNNILIYLEGGGACSDFYTCGMGQYVDHASCNATPTATVTTLNPNPWVVSYHYRYGIFDRANPDNPFRDWTIVFVPYSTGDVHWGNRVVKYCYYNPYNLSQVDCSINFTVHHVGFVNAITAIRWAAEQGDFDKVVIAGSSAGGYGTIVHSFYAREIFGKPILAIDDAGPGLNVNQSNFTIQMLFGIETLNETWGAYDNLPDDAQDFLGDRDPIFFVDYFLDHYPDSRFALYEDQMDYTIGVFFNGYTEEQFRDLLLNKACEIKAMHRHNFFRYLPLGTEHTILAYPWFYEKNIHNYRVYEWVWDLIKGKKRDAVELDGVRGIYLACPPGIFAK; encoded by the coding sequence ATGCGCTGGTGGTTGTGCATTCTGGTTTTGCTGCTTGCTGTTCCTGCGCAGGCGTTATTGATGCCGGGGACGAGAGTTGTGGAAGAGCACCACGCCAATCCTTTTGAAATCGACGTCTCTTCGATAGACAACCTGGGCGATATTCCGGTGGATGACCCGTCTGATGGAATCAACTGGAGCTTCTTGTACCTCCCCTATCCAAACTGTACATCCGGCACTGGTGATGCGACTTTTATTGCGGTGAGCAGAGGCTCTTCAAACAACATCCTGATTTACCTCGAAGGGGGTGGGGCTTGCAGCGACTTCTACACCTGCGGAATGGGGCAGTACGTTGACCATGCGAGCTGTAATGCCACACCAACAGCCACGGTAACCACTCTGAATCCGAATCCATGGGTGGTAAGCTACCACTACAGGTACGGCATCTTCGACCGAGCGAATCCGGACAACCCCTTCAGGGACTGGACGATTGTTTTCGTTCCCTATTCGACCGGCGACGTGCACTGGGGGAACAGGGTAGTGAAATACTGTTACTACAACCCCTACAACCTCAGCCAAGTGGATTGCTCAATTAACTTCACAGTCCACCACGTCGGCTTCGTTAACGCTATAACAGCCATAAGGTGGGCTGCTGAACAGGGCGACTTTGATAAGGTTGTCATTGCAGGTTCAAGTGCTGGAGGTTACGGAACGATTGTTCACTCTTTCTATGCGAGAGAAATCTTTGGAAAGCCGATTTTGGCAATAGACGATGCAGGGCCGGGATTAAACGTAAACCAAAGCAACTTTACAATACAAATGTTGTTTGGTATTGAAACTCTCAATGAAACGTGGGGAGCCTACGATAATCTCCCTGATGATGCCCAAGATTTTCTTGGGGACAGGGACCCAATCTTCTTCGTTGACTACTTCCTTGACCACTACCCCGACAGCAGGTTTGCCCTCTACGAGGACCAGATGGACTACACCATCGGGGTTTTCTTCAACGGCTACACTGAGGAGCAGTTCAGAGATTTGCTGCTGAATAAGGCATGCGAAATAAAGGCCATGCACAGACACAACTTCTTCAGATATCTACCCCTCGGAACAGAACACACCATTCTTGCCTATCCGTGGTTTTACGAAAAGAACATCCACAACTATCGGGTTTACGAGTGGGTCTGGGACTTGATCAAGGGGAAGAAAAGGGATGCTGTTGAGCTGGATGGTGTTAGGGGTATATACCTTGCATGCCCACCGGGAATTTTTGCTAAATAA
- the serA gene encoding phosphoglycerate dehydrogenase encodes MKVLVAEPISEEAIDYMRKNGLEVEVKTGMSREELIREVPKYEAIVVRSQTKVDAEVIQAAKNLKIIGRAGVGVDNIDINAATQRGIVVVNAPGGNTISTAEHAIALMLAAARKIPQADRSVKEGKWERKKFMGIELRGKTAGVIGLGRVGFEVAKRCKALEMNVLAYDPFVSKERAEQIGVKLVDFDTLLASSDVITVHVPRTKETIGLIGKGQFEKMKDGVIVVNAARGGIVDEAALYEAIKAGKVAAAALDVYEKEPPSPDNPLLKLDNVVTTPHIAASTREAQLNVGMIIAEDIVNMAKGLPVRNAVNLPSIEPSDFEFMMPFLTLAEKMGKIASVRLGGAIRKVKVTCSGKLATKNTEFVTRALLKGLFEPILSNEINLVSAKPVAVERGITIEESKVESVEHYESLLEVWVESNGKEMYLAGTCFGNEYRILKIDVYNVNFVPKGHYIISLHEDKPGVIGRVGTLFGRNNINIAGMIVGRSGDKPGGIQLMLLLVDDPPTPEVLEEMTKLDGIIDATYVEL; translated from the coding sequence ATGAAAGTGCTTGTTGCAGAGCCAATCAGTGAAGAGGCCATCGACTATATGCGCAAAAACGGATTAGAGGTTGAAGTAAAAACAGGAATGTCGAGAGAGGAGCTTATTCGGGAAGTGCCCAAGTATGAGGCCATCGTCGTTAGAAGCCAGACCAAGGTGGATGCTGAAGTCATTCAGGCAGCTAAGAACCTCAAGATTATCGGAAGAGCAGGAGTTGGAGTGGACAACATAGACATCAACGCCGCAACGCAGAGGGGAATAGTTGTTGTTAACGCTCCGGGAGGAAACACGATCTCAACCGCTGAACATGCAATCGCCCTAATGCTCGCCGCTGCCAGGAAAATCCCGCAGGCTGACAGAAGCGTCAAGGAGGGGAAGTGGGAGAGGAAGAAATTCATGGGAATTGAGCTTAGGGGGAAGACTGCTGGAGTCATCGGGCTTGGCAGAGTTGGTTTTGAAGTAGCAAAGCGCTGCAAGGCCCTAGAGATGAACGTTTTAGCCTACGACCCCTTCGTGTCCAAGGAGAGGGCCGAGCAGATTGGGGTTAAGCTTGTTGACTTTGACACTCTCTTGGCATCATCGGATGTCATAACTGTCCACGTTCCGAGAACGAAGGAAACCATCGGTCTGATTGGAAAGGGGCAGTTTGAAAAGATGAAGGACGGTGTGATAGTCGTCAACGCTGCCAGAGGTGGAATTGTCGATGAAGCAGCGCTTTACGAGGCGATAAAGGCGGGAAAAGTTGCGGCTGCTGCCCTCGACGTTTACGAAAAGGAGCCGCCATCTCCAGACAACCCGCTTCTCAAGCTGGATAATGTGGTCACAACTCCTCACATCGCCGCATCAACAAGAGAGGCTCAGCTCAACGTGGGGATGATAATTGCGGAGGACATCGTGAACATGGCGAAGGGTCTGCCTGTTAGAAATGCAGTCAACCTGCCCTCCATTGAGCCCTCCGATTTCGAATTTATGATGCCTTTCCTGACGCTGGCCGAGAAAATGGGGAAGATTGCGAGCGTGAGGCTTGGGGGAGCAATAAGAAAAGTCAAGGTGACCTGCAGCGGAAAGCTTGCAACCAAGAATACCGAATTCGTTACGAGAGCGCTCCTCAAAGGTCTTTTCGAGCCTATTCTCAGCAATGAGATAAATCTGGTTTCAGCGAAGCCGGTAGCAGTTGAGAGGGGGATAACCATTGAGGAAAGCAAGGTTGAGAGTGTGGAGCACTACGAGAGCTTGCTGGAGGTTTGGGTTGAGAGCAACGGAAAGGAGATGTATCTCGCAGGCACATGCTTCGGCAACGAGTACAGAATCCTGAAAATTGACGTTTACAATGTCAACTTCGTCCCGAAGGGCCACTACATCATCTCCCTGCACGAAGACAAGCCCGGTGTCATCGGCAGAGTGGGGACGCTGTTCGGCAGGAACAACATCAACATAGCGGGGATGATTGTTGGGAGGAGCGGAGACAAGCCGGGAGGAATTCAGCTTATGCTCCTGCTCGTAGATGATCCGCCAACGCCAGAGGTGCTTGAGGAGATGACGAAGCTTGATGGAATAATCGACGCAACCTACGTCGAGCTTTAG
- a CDS encoding tRNA (guanine(10)-N(2))-dimethyltransferase gives MEVEEGRARVKVEGVFYNPRMRFCRDLDMLVFATMDSKEYFDALSASGIRGIRAALEAGKKAVFNDVSPKAVKVIEENLRENGVSGEVINGDAAAVMRQRAFEHIDIDPFGSPAPFMDSACFSAKRYLSVTATDTAALCGSATNSGLKKYGAFAVKTDVYHEVGLRMLIGFVVREATKYEKALFPLISWVREHYYRVHFKIKKSTAMSAKVYEKMGYLAYCSTCLRKKVLGMGEGAERCECGGKFSLIGPIWLGELKQRDFAEKVAEKAEGKLRAFLEKILAEIDAPTAYSLPALAKIHSLTLPPTDVVVEELKKLGYEASRTHYCGFCVKTDADRDVVVKILRSRKII, from the coding sequence ATGGAGGTTGAGGAGGGAAGGGCGAGAGTTAAGGTTGAGGGAGTTTTTTACAACCCGAGGATGAGATTCTGCAGAGATCTGGACATGCTTGTTTTTGCAACAATGGACTCTAAGGAATACTTCGACGCCCTCTCAGCAAGCGGGATAAGGGGAATCAGGGCTGCGCTTGAGGCAGGGAAGAAAGCTGTTTTCAACGACGTAAGCCCAAAGGCCGTGAAGGTTATAGAGGAGAATTTAAGGGAGAATGGCGTAAGTGGGGAGGTTATCAACGGCGATGCGGCAGCGGTGATGAGGCAGAGGGCCTTCGAGCACATAGACATCGACCCTTTCGGCTCTCCAGCCCCATTCATGGATTCAGCCTGCTTCTCTGCAAAGAGGTATCTGAGCGTTACCGCAACCGACACCGCTGCCCTTTGCGGGAGCGCCACAAACTCCGGCCTGAAAAAATACGGAGCATTCGCTGTGAAAACTGACGTTTACCATGAGGTAGGGCTGAGGATGCTGATTGGCTTTGTTGTGAGAGAGGCAACGAAATACGAGAAAGCTTTGTTTCCCCTCATATCTTGGGTGAGGGAGCACTACTACAGGGTTCACTTCAAAATTAAGAAGTCCACAGCAATGTCGGCAAAGGTTTACGAGAAAATGGGCTACTTAGCTTACTGCAGCACCTGCCTGAGGAAAAAGGTGCTGGGAATGGGTGAGGGGGCGGAGAGGTGTGAATGTGGTGGGAAATTCAGCCTAATCGGTCCAATCTGGCTGGGAGAGCTCAAGCAGAGGGATTTTGCTGAGAAGGTTGCAGAAAAGGCTGAGGGGAAGCTGAGAGCGTTTCTTGAAAAAATATTGGCTGAGATTGATGCTCCGACTGCCTACAGCCTCCCAGCGCTGGCAAAAATCCACTCTCTCACTCTCCCACCGACCGATGTGGTTGTTGAGGAGCTCAAAAAGCTCGGCTACGAAGCTTCAAGGACGCACTACTGCGGTTTCTGTGTTAAGACAGATGCGGACAGGGATGTGGTTGTAAAAATTTTAAGAAGTAGAAAAATTATTTAG
- a CDS encoding LutB/LldF family L-lactate oxidation iron-sulfur protein, which yields MNIYDALRRKSIKEGILRSLRNLSENVRRNVENHPYLIDFAEDVKSAKLKVAENYDFWIDKAKDVLESRGVNVYYAESAEEARKIAGKVVGEGKLVVKAKSMVSEEIHLREWLEKIGNEVWETDLGELIVQVAGDKPMHMVIPALHYSEQEVGEILKRIGVEGESAEVLAREVRKFMREKFLKADVGVSGCNAFSAETGRIFLIENEGNIRLSTSLPKTYLALVSIEKILPTDELCLKSICVQSAFFGTFPPAYINVNEKVQQQDMHVILLDNGRKNTQFREQLACVRCGRCQLECPVFQLAGNVWGGEVYGGPMGMIWSAITDAITDYCFLSTLCGKCREVCPMKIDMPRMIREIRKLALKLD from the coding sequence GTGAACATCTACGATGCTTTGCGGAGAAAATCCATAAAGGAGGGAATACTCAGGTCTCTAAGAAATCTGAGTGAGAACGTCAGAAGAAACGTCGAAAACCACCCCTACCTTATCGACTTTGCCGAAGATGTGAAAAGCGCAAAACTGAAAGTTGCCGAGAACTACGATTTCTGGATCGATAAGGCCAAAGATGTGCTTGAGTCACGCGGAGTTAACGTTTACTATGCAGAGAGTGCTGAAGAAGCAAGGAAAATAGCGGGCAAAGTTGTTGGTGAGGGAAAGCTCGTCGTCAAGGCGAAGTCGATGGTTTCGGAGGAAATTCACCTGAGAGAGTGGCTGGAGAAGATCGGAAACGAGGTCTGGGAGACCGACTTAGGAGAGCTGATAGTTCAGGTTGCAGGAGATAAGCCGATGCACATGGTGATTCCGGCTCTACACTACTCGGAACAGGAAGTTGGGGAAATCCTGAAAAGGATTGGTGTTGAAGGAGAGAGTGCCGAGGTTCTGGCCAGAGAAGTCAGAAAGTTCATGAGGGAGAAGTTCCTTAAGGCCGATGTCGGTGTTTCGGGCTGCAACGCCTTCTCCGCAGAGACGGGAAGGATATTTCTGATTGAGAATGAGGGTAACATCAGGCTGTCAACCTCCCTTCCGAAAACCTACCTCGCACTGGTCAGCATTGAAAAGATCCTGCCAACAGATGAGCTCTGTTTGAAATCAATCTGCGTGCAGTCTGCTTTTTTCGGCACGTTTCCGCCTGCATACATCAACGTTAACGAGAAGGTTCAGCAGCAGGACATGCACGTCATACTCCTCGATAATGGCAGGAAAAACACGCAGTTCAGGGAGCAGCTCGCCTGCGTCAGATGCGGAAGGTGTCAACTCGAATGCCCGGTTTTCCAGCTTGCAGGGAACGTGTGGGGCGGAGAAGTTTACGGAGGGCCGATGGGGATGATTTGGAGCGCGATAACCGATGCTATAACTGACTACTGCTTCCTCTCGACACTCTGCGGAAAGTGCAGGGAAGTCTGCCCGATGAAGATAGACATGCCGAGGATGATTAGGGAAATCAGGAAGCTCGCATTAAAGCTCGACTAA
- a CDS encoding LutC/YkgG family protein: MKIVEALKANGVEVIITEKADVLIKNFENAHISYALSADEKTGVIFFGGFEEKMKAGLAEHHVAILKEEDVKENILLAYEHARRKSDVLFASSSASKTADIEGKTVFGMHGPRKFTVVLVVRK, translated from the coding sequence ATGAAGATTGTAGAAGCTCTGAAGGCGAACGGAGTGGAGGTTATTATTACCGAGAAAGCTGATGTTCTGATAAAGAATTTTGAGAATGCTCACATAAGCTATGCGTTGAGTGCGGATGAAAAGACAGGAGTCATCTTTTTTGGAGGCTTCGAGGAAAAGATGAAGGCCGGACTTGCCGAGCACCATGTTGCGATTCTGAAGGAGGAGGACGTGAAAGAAAACATACTGCTGGCCTACGAACACGCTCGAAGAAAATCCGACGTTCTTTTTGCCTCAAGCAGTGCCTCAAAGACTGCGGACATTGAAGGAAAGACCGTCTTCGGCATGCACGGGCCGAGAAAGTTCACGGTAGTGCTGGTGGTGAGAAAGTGA